In Thiospirochaeta perfilievii, a single window of DNA contains:
- a CDS encoding DEAD/DEAH box helicase family protein: MGRDIKWKYFQYLSLLFVEIYLDQYFNEKDELLKNLNSELDTINDKITTHNKGKKAKDKVNLITKYSEKDLNKIALYNATGSGKTLLMHINLMQFNHYSSGKLKVNKTVLITPNEGLLNQHLNEF, encoded by the coding sequence ATGGGACGAGATATTAAATGGAAATATTTCCAGTATCTATCCCTTTTATTTGTAGAGATATACTTGGATCAATACTTTAATGAGAAAGATGAATTATTAAAAAACTTAAACAGTGAACTAGATACTATTAATGATAAAATAACTACTCATAACAAAGGGAAAAAAGCAAAGGATAAAGTCAATCTAATTACTAAGTATTCTGAAAAAGATCTAAACAAAATAGCACTGTATAATGCTACTGGTAGTGGGAAAACCTTACTAATGCATATAAATCTTATGCAATTTAACCACTATTCCAGTGGGAAACTAAAAGTTAATAAAACAGTTTTAATAACACCAAATGAAGGACTTTTAAATCAGCATCTTAATGAATTTTGA